A genomic window from Micromonospora violae includes:
- a CDS encoding NuoI/complex I 23 kDa subunit family protein — MSDPSERGDTSERGLPGAGLVKGLAVTLKTMTSRSTTQQYPDVAPDLPPRSRGVIALSEENCTVCMLCARECPDWCIYIDSHKEEVAVPGAARPRQRNVLDKFDIDFSLCMYCGICIEVCPFDALYWSPEFEYAEYDIKDLLHDKDHLGQWMATVPPPPAHDPNGEPAKEETSAARKAAAARPAVPSVRPDTDQGSAS; from the coding sequence ATGAGCGACCCCAGCGAGCGCGGTGACACCAGCGAACGCGGCCTTCCCGGCGCGGGCCTGGTGAAGGGGTTGGCGGTCACCCTCAAGACGATGACCAGCCGCTCGACCACCCAGCAGTACCCGGACGTGGCCCCCGACCTGCCGCCCCGCTCGCGCGGCGTGATCGCGCTGTCCGAGGAGAACTGCACGGTCTGCATGCTCTGCGCGCGGGAATGTCCGGACTGGTGCATCTACATCGACTCGCACAAGGAGGAGGTGGCGGTGCCCGGTGCCGCCCGCCCCCGCCAACGCAACGTGCTCGACAAGTTCGACATCGACTTCTCGCTCTGCATGTACTGCGGCATCTGCATCGAGGTCTGCCCGTTCGACGCGCTCTACTGGTCACCTGAGTTCGAGTACGCCGAGTACGACATCAAGGACCTGCTGCACGACAAGGACCACCTCGGTCAGTGGATGGCGACCGTTCCGCCGCCGCCCGCGCACGACCCGAACGGCGAGCCGGCCAAGGAGGAGACGTCCGCCGCGCGCAAGGCGGCCGCCGCCCGTCCGGCAGTTCCATCGGTACGCCCCGACACCGACCAGGGGTCCGCGTCGTGA
- a CDS encoding Uma2 family endonuclease, giving the protein MTAALQSDYPPESEWTTDDLDALPEDGRRRELLDGVLLMSPSPTRTHQSIAGRLMAALDEECPDGYDVTQAVEVRINRTRSFIPDVLITTAAAAAREPSKYEPHEVVVAVEIVSPNTRSIDRVLKPALYAQAGIPYYWRIETEGGELEVVTYRIDAVNEVYTETGRWTKFVDTGEPFPINLPISRITPRVR; this is encoded by the coding sequence ATGACCGCCGCGCTGCAGAGCGACTACCCGCCCGAGAGCGAGTGGACGACTGACGATCTGGATGCGCTGCCCGAGGATGGCCGCCGCCGGGAACTGCTCGATGGAGTGCTGCTGATGTCCCCCTCCCCCACCCGTACCCACCAGAGCATCGCGGGCCGACTCATGGCCGCGCTCGACGAGGAGTGCCCCGACGGTTACGACGTGACCCAGGCGGTCGAGGTGCGGATCAACCGCACCCGCTCCTTCATCCCCGACGTACTGATCACCACGGCCGCCGCGGCGGCCCGCGAGCCGTCGAAGTACGAGCCGCACGAGGTGGTCGTCGCCGTCGAGATCGTCTCGCCCAACACCCGTTCGATCGACCGGGTGTTGAAGCCGGCGCTGTACGCCCAGGCGGGCATCCCCTACTACTGGCGGATCGAGACCGAGGGTGGCGAGTTGGAGGTCGTGACCTACCGGATCGACGCGGTGAACGAGGTCTACACCGAGACCGGGCGGTGGACGAAGTTCGTCGACACCGGCGAGCCCTTCCCGATCAACCTGCCGATCAGCCGGATCACGCCCCGGGTCCGCTGA
- a CDS encoding ester cyclase — protein sequence MTDVEAAARRFIADVWNARQEESVYELVAGECPGLGGTGPEATLAWHRERRAAFPDLRYKIVDVVAAGERVAVHWRAAGTHVGQFGPVPPTGQVVSYSGATFLRFDPTGRIVEVWSCNELFQLLQQLGVEMLPPTVVSGPGA from the coding sequence ATGACGGATGTGGAGGCGGCGGCCCGGCGGTTCATCGCCGATGTGTGGAACGCCCGCCAGGAGGAGTCGGTGTACGAGCTGGTCGCCGGGGAGTGCCCGGGGCTGGGCGGCACCGGGCCGGAGGCGACGCTGGCCTGGCATCGGGAGCGCCGGGCGGCCTTCCCGGACCTGCGTTACAAGATCGTCGACGTGGTCGCGGCCGGCGAGCGGGTGGCCGTGCACTGGCGGGCGGCCGGCACCCACGTCGGGCAGTTCGGGCCGGTGCCGCCGACCGGGCAGGTGGTCAGCTACTCGGGGGCGACGTTCCTGCGTTTCGACCCGACGGGCCGGATCGTCGAGGTGTGGAGCTGCAACGAGCTGTTCCAGTTGCTGCAACAGCTCGGCGTCGAGATGCTCCCACCGACCGTCGTCAGCGGACCCGGGGCGTGA